The Musa acuminata AAA Group cultivar baxijiao chromosome BXJ1-3, Cavendish_Baxijiao_AAA, whole genome shotgun sequence genome window below encodes:
- the LOC135636271 gene encoding uncharacterized protein LOC135636271 encodes MHVDGSATSSGAGVGLVLSAPDGRSFERSLRFGFQATNNEAEYEALLAGLRLALEMQVNAIHILTDSQLVAEQLSGGYEAREPTMVKYLAEVKRLAFNFSHFMVSRVPRSQNERADELAKLASRSDSKAQPEIEELPFHAISVSVISSADTHTTCVQDMLHFKRDGILPADEAAARRIRRMQAWYSEVNERLYKRSFSHPLLRCLGPEEAQTVLTEVHEGICGEHIAGRTLAYKILCQGYYWPTMSRDAISYIQRCDPCRRYIIVGVDYFTKWAEAKPLATITERQVEKFVWKNIVTRFGLARTIITDNGSQFASMRLQEFYANYGIQLRFSSMAHPQMNGLAEVTNRSILDELKRRVSTA; translated from the exons ATGCACGTGGATGGCTCGGCTACCTCGAGTGGTGCGGGCGTGGGACTGGTGTTATCAGCGCCCGATGGGCGTTCGTTCGaacgctccctccgcttcgggttccaagCAACCAACAACGAAGCCGAATATGAGGCACTCTTGGCAGGACTCAGACTGGCTCTTGAGATGCAGGTGAATGCCATCCACATCCTCACCGATTCGCAGCTGGTGGCTGAGCAACTCAGTGGTGGATACGAGGCCAGGGAACCAACCATGGTGAAGTACCTGGCAGAGGTAAAAAGACTAGCCTTCAATTTCTCTCACTTTATGGTATCTAGGGTGCCAAGGAGTCAGAACGAGCGAGCCGACGAGCTGGCTAAACTGGCCTCAAGGTCGGACTCCAAAGCCCAGCCTGAGATTGAAGAGCTCCCCTTTCACGCCATCTCGGTCTCGGTTATATCTTCAGCCGACACACATACCACATGCGTGCAGGATATGCTACACTTCAAGCGCGACGGGATTCTTCCCGCCGATGAGGCGGCGGCTCGGCGCATCCGCCGAATGCAGGCATGGTACTCCGAGGTGAATGAACGACTCTACAAGCGGTCCTTCTCGCATCCTCTACTACGGTGCCTCGGGCCTGAAGAGGCTCAGACTGTCCTGACCGAGGTCCATGAGGGGATTTGTGGTGAGCATATCGCTGGACGGACCTTGGCTTATAAAATCCTTTGCCAAGGATACTACTGGCCCACCATGTCCCGAGACGCAATATCTTACATACAGCGGTGCGACCCGTGCCGGAG ATATATCATCGTGGGAGTAGATTACTTCACCAAGTGGGCAGAAGCCAAGCCACTAGCAACGATCACAGAACGACAAGTGGAGAAGTTTGTATGGAAAAATATCGTGACTCGGTTCGGCTTGGCCAGAACCATCATCACGGACAACGGATCCCAGTTCGCCAGCATGAGGCTCCAAGAGTTCTATGCGAACTATGGgattcaactgaggttcagctcgaTGGCCCACCCCCAGATGAACGGATTGGCCGAGGTGACCAACCGATCCATTCTGGACGAGCTCAAGAGGAGAGTGTCCACGGCTTGA